One Lycium barbarum isolate Lr01 chromosome 5, ASM1917538v2, whole genome shotgun sequence genomic window carries:
- the LOC132640828 gene encoding uncharacterized protein LOC132640828 isoform X1 yields the protein MGSREEQPTPHLSSLVVRPTDSGGENGGSDYEPGEVRPDAPSPYSRSDRFDGGYRAHAGSVSPVRHRNADDRYSPDFDHSGGPPRSRGFGRSRGPGRHRHYSPPYGRGREAGRFVGRSYDGPGYGAGQVRGLPRGNPNVQPRDGDWMCTDPLCNNLNFARREYCNKCKRPRYTSAGSPRRGYPGPPPPRRFPGPPINRSPGRFANGYRSPPRGWARDDPRDFRAGGPHSRYEGRFAGPPIRRDRPDFADADFRDRNRFERPPALDWGLRDRGRESYLCERKGYERRTPSPPHPPVLSPRGEWDRDIRGRSRSPVRGGPPPKDYRRDLYMGRGRDDRRVGRDAY from the exons ATGGGTTCGAGAGAGGAGCAGCCAACGCCGCACCTGAGCAGCCTAGTTGTACGCCCCACTGACAGCGGTGGAGAAAATGGAGGTTCGGACTACGAGCCAGGTGAGGTTCGTCCCGATGCACCGTCCCCCTATTCACGTTCAGATCGATTCGATGGTG GATATAGAGCGCATGCAGGTTCTGTTTCACCTGTGCGCCATAGGAATGCGGATGATCGGTATAGTCCTGATTTTGATCATTCAGGTGGCCCACCACGTAGTCGTGGATTTGGTCGCAGTAGAGGTCCTGGTAGACATCGACACTATTCACCCCCTTATGGTCGTGGGAGAGAAGCTGGCAGGTTTGTTGGCAGAAGTTATGATGGACCTGGCTATGGTGCAGGGCAAGTTAGAGGTCTTCCTAGAGGTAATCCAAATGTTCAGCCAAGAGATGGTGACTGGATGTGCACGGATCCCTT ATGTAACAACTTGAACTTTGCAAGGCGAGAGTACTGTAACAAATGCAAAAGGCCTCGATACACATCTGCTGGGAGTCCTAGGAGGGGTTATCCTGGCCCCCCTCCCCCTCGTCGCTTTCCTGGGCCCCCAATCAACCGTTCTCCGGGAAGGTTTGCAAATGGGTATAGGTCCCCTCCTCGTGGCTGGGCTAGAGATGACCCCAGAGATTTCAGAGCTGGGGGTCCACATTCCAGATATGAAGGGAGATTTGCAGGTCCGCCAATCCGTAGAGATAGGCCTGATTTTGCTGATGCTGATTTTAGGGACCGGAATAGGTTTGAAAGGCCCCCAGCCCTGGATTGGGGACTTAGAGATCGTGGGAGAGAGAGCTATTTATGTGAGAGGAAAGGTTATGAAAGGCGAACACCATCTCCACCTCATCCACCAGTACTATCACCTCGTGGCGAATGGGACCGTGATATCAGGGGAAGAAGCCGTTCTCCAGTGAGAGGTGGCCCACCACCTAAAGACTATCGTCGTGATTTATACATGGGAAGGGGACGAGATGATCGGCGGGTTGGACGAGATGCATATTAG
- the LOC132640828 gene encoding uncharacterized protein LOC132640828 isoform X2: protein MKQEISFGYRAHAGSVSPVRHRNADDRYSPDFDHSGGPPRSRGFGRSRGPGRHRHYSPPYGRGREAGRFVGRSYDGPGYGAGQVRGLPRGNPNVQPRDGDWMCTDPLCNNLNFARREYCNKCKRPRYTSAGSPRRGYPGPPPPRRFPGPPINRSPGRFANGYRSPPRGWARDDPRDFRAGGPHSRYEGRFAGPPIRRDRPDFADADFRDRNRFERPPALDWGLRDRGRESYLCERKGYERRTPSPPHPPVLSPRGEWDRDIRGRSRSPVRGGPPPKDYRRDLYMGRGRDDRRVGRDAY from the exons ATGAAGCAAGAGATATCATTTG GATATAGAGCGCATGCAGGTTCTGTTTCACCTGTGCGCCATAGGAATGCGGATGATCGGTATAGTCCTGATTTTGATCATTCAGGTGGCCCACCACGTAGTCGTGGATTTGGTCGCAGTAGAGGTCCTGGTAGACATCGACACTATTCACCCCCTTATGGTCGTGGGAGAGAAGCTGGCAGGTTTGTTGGCAGAAGTTATGATGGACCTGGCTATGGTGCAGGGCAAGTTAGAGGTCTTCCTAGAGGTAATCCAAATGTTCAGCCAAGAGATGGTGACTGGATGTGCACGGATCCCTT ATGTAACAACTTGAACTTTGCAAGGCGAGAGTACTGTAACAAATGCAAAAGGCCTCGATACACATCTGCTGGGAGTCCTAGGAGGGGTTATCCTGGCCCCCCTCCCCCTCGTCGCTTTCCTGGGCCCCCAATCAACCGTTCTCCGGGAAGGTTTGCAAATGGGTATAGGTCCCCTCCTCGTGGCTGGGCTAGAGATGACCCCAGAGATTTCAGAGCTGGGGGTCCACATTCCAGATATGAAGGGAGATTTGCAGGTCCGCCAATCCGTAGAGATAGGCCTGATTTTGCTGATGCTGATTTTAGGGACCGGAATAGGTTTGAAAGGCCCCCAGCCCTGGATTGGGGACTTAGAGATCGTGGGAGAGAGAGCTATTTATGTGAGAGGAAAGGTTATGAAAGGCGAACACCATCTCCACCTCATCCACCAGTACTATCACCTCGTGGCGAATGGGACCGTGATATCAGGGGAAGAAGCCGTTCTCCAGTGAGAGGTGGCCCACCACCTAAAGACTATCGTCGTGATTTATACATGGGAAGGGGACGAGATGATCGGCGGGTTGGACGAGATGCATATTAG